One window of the Romeriopsis navalis LEGE 11480 genome contains the following:
- a CDS encoding cytochrome-c peroxidase, giving the protein MVRLRGSVFILAICGLLCFGLSSLLSASALDEATSTNVVTTEPIEPIPQTIALNSEKVELGNQLFHDPQLSGNGKVSCASCHKLSLAGADQLPKSIGTGMGFVNAPTVFNSGLNIKQFWDGRADTLETQIDGPMTSDHEMNSNWPDVVNKLTNSAAYKAEFAKLYPNGINPDNIKDAIATFERSLYTPNSRFDQYLRGNQAILTSSEKAGYQKFKDFGCVACHQGAGVGGNMFQKFGVFGDYFKDRGNITKEDLGRYNVTQDEADRYAFKVPSLRNVVLTAPYFHDGSVETVDEAVKVMIKYQLGRPADQTDIDQIVQFLNTLTANVAGDQS; this is encoded by the coding sequence ATGGTTCGGTTACGAGGTTCTGTGTTTATTTTGGCCATATGCGGCCTACTTTGTTTTGGTTTATCGTCTTTACTCTCGGCGTCAGCTCTAGATGAAGCAACTTCGACTAATGTCGTCACGACTGAGCCGATTGAGCCAATCCCCCAAACAATTGCGCTGAACTCGGAGAAAGTTGAACTGGGTAACCAGCTATTTCATGATCCGCAACTCTCAGGTAACGGTAAGGTCTCCTGTGCGAGTTGTCATAAGCTCTCCCTGGCTGGTGCTGATCAGCTGCCTAAGTCAATTGGTACGGGCATGGGTTTTGTGAATGCGCCGACCGTTTTCAACAGTGGCTTAAATATTAAACAGTTCTGGGATGGTCGGGCCGATACCCTAGAGACCCAAATTGATGGGCCGATGACCAGTGACCATGAGATGAACTCAAATTGGCCTGATGTGGTGAATAAACTGACGAATTCGGCCGCTTATAAAGCCGAGTTTGCCAAGCTCTACCCCAACGGCATCAACCCAGACAACATCAAAGATGCGATCGCCACATTCGAACGATCGCTCTACACCCCCAATTCCCGGTTTGACCAATATCTGCGGGGAAATCAGGCCATTCTCACTAGTAGCGAAAAAGCTGGCTATCAAAAATTCAAAGACTTTGGCTGTGTTGCCTGCCATCAGGGTGCCGGGGTCGGCGGCAATATGTTCCAGAAGTTCGGTGTCTTTGGCGATTATTTCAAAGACCGGGGCAATATTACCAAGGAAGATTTAGGCCGCTACAACGTCACCCAAGATGAGGCCGATCGCTACGCCTTTAAAGTGCCAAGTCTCCGGAATGTGGTCCTGACTGCACCATACTTCCATGATGGTTCGGTCGAGACCGTGGATGAAGCGGTCAAAGTCATGATCAAGTATCAGCTAGGTCGTCCAGCCGATCAAACCGATATCGACCAGATTGTTCAGTTCCTTAATACCCTGACTGCTAACGTCGCAGGAGATCAATCATGA
- a CDS encoding DAHL domain-containing protein, with protein sequence MKRKTILTAAAAGSLLVLLGLVTKGRAINIDRHLSYRDRLTAQLQNDLTANQNVLKARYSLHTSYDSLTRELQQAQALQKELSKVPEFLGNQGTQRLETQLATASETLKQKRELSERFKSQNALLKNSLSYLPALIDQMQQKGGGQIDQSLSELLDEILLYTLSADETLVPKIQRQIEQIQSSLGSGGAKSDTNIALSHAKIILKNKPQVDQLTQELLDLPTTAQIRDLSKAYEQEYQTAVGQARLFQLGAYAWFIGLLGGAAYLFFTMTQLRKAEQQASHLFESITDAFVGIDNQWMITYVNAQAATTLEQQSETLVGQSFWAAFPQDLGQQAKQYYNQAIAEQSVVTFETQYEAKQCWLEFHLYPSADGLSVFWQDISDRKQAEAKLSESLYATEKAKEKAEAERIKAEEANKSKSDFLANMSHELRTPLNAIIGYSEILEEDAEDIGQDDFIPDLQKIRNSGKHLLGLINDVLDLSKIEAGQMELYLENFELMPLLRDVTSTIQPLIEQKSNELILQCPEDIGTFYADQVKVRQILFNLLSNASKFTENGKITLSVSRTSASDGTWFNFQVKDTGIGMRPDQLEKIFNAFTQADASTTRKYGGTGLGLTITKSFTKMMGGEVQVESEYEQGTTFNIRIPQAISTAPAHSPSDVSANGTGSTPVADPSMAEVPALGGPCLGTILVIDDDRAACEMVQRSLSHHNYRVVYAHTGAQGLEIAAQLRPDAIVLDVIMPEMDGWQVLNALKENPELADIPVILSTMVTDEAMGYSLGASAYLPKPVDRERLLTVLEKYRPAQQQDAWVLVVEDDADSRNMLQRSVAREGWQTQTAENGRQALAQIEQAESFPSLILLDLMMPEMDGFDFIETLKQQEAGRSVPIIVLTAKDLTAADRVALGDAVQAVHQKRGFDRQYFLDEIQEFIELQTNSLATTEGVA encoded by the coding sequence ATGAAGCGTAAAACTATCCTGACGGCGGCGGCCGCTGGTTCACTGCTAGTGCTGCTGGGCTTGGTGACGAAAGGTCGCGCAATCAACATCGATCGCCATTTATCCTATCGCGATCGGTTGACTGCACAACTCCAAAACGATCTCACCGCCAATCAAAATGTGCTGAAAGCACGTTACTCACTGCATACATCCTACGATTCGCTAACTCGGGAATTGCAGCAGGCACAGGCGTTGCAAAAGGAACTTAGCAAAGTTCCAGAATTTCTCGGTAATCAAGGGACGCAACGGCTAGAAACTCAACTGGCAACTGCAAGCGAAACGCTAAAGCAGAAACGTGAGTTGTCGGAACGGTTTAAATCGCAAAATGCATTGCTGAAGAACTCACTCTCCTATTTGCCCGCTTTGATCGATCAAATGCAGCAAAAAGGGGGTGGCCAAATTGATCAATCCCTCAGTGAACTGCTGGATGAAATTCTGCTCTATACGCTATCGGCGGATGAGACATTAGTCCCCAAAATCCAGCGTCAAATTGAGCAAATTCAGTCATCTCTTGGTAGTGGCGGGGCGAAGAGCGATACCAATATTGCGCTCTCCCATGCCAAGATCATTCTGAAAAATAAACCTCAGGTTGATCAGCTAACCCAAGAATTATTAGACTTACCGACGACAGCGCAAATTCGTGACTTATCGAAAGCCTACGAGCAAGAATATCAAACGGCAGTGGGACAAGCCCGATTGTTTCAACTGGGTGCCTATGCCTGGTTTATTGGTTTACTGGGGGGCGCCGCTTATCTGTTCTTCACGATGACGCAACTGCGCAAAGCGGAGCAGCAGGCCAGCCATCTGTTTGAGAGTATTACCGATGCGTTTGTCGGCATCGATAATCAATGGATGATTACCTACGTCAATGCCCAGGCCGCAACGACCTTAGAGCAGCAGTCAGAAACCTTAGTGGGGCAATCTTTCTGGGCGGCGTTCCCCCAAGATTTGGGTCAACAGGCCAAACAGTACTATAACCAAGCGATCGCGGAACAATCCGTCGTTACGTTTGAAACCCAGTATGAGGCAAAGCAATGCTGGTTAGAGTTCCATCTTTATCCCAGTGCAGATGGGCTTTCCGTGTTTTGGCAGGATATCAGCGATCGTAAGCAGGCGGAGGCGAAGCTCTCGGAAAGTCTGTATGCGACGGAAAAAGCTAAGGAAAAAGCTGAAGCCGAGCGGATTAAGGCCGAGGAGGCGAATAAATCTAAGAGTGATTTCCTGGCCAATATGAGCCATGAATTGCGCACACCACTGAATGCGATTATCGGCTACAGCGAAATTCTTGAAGAAGATGCGGAGGATATTGGTCAGGATGACTTTATTCCCGATCTCCAAAAAATTCGCAATTCGGGTAAGCACCTCTTGGGCTTGATTAATGATGTGCTTGACTTGTCCAAGATCGAAGCTGGACAAATGGAGCTATACCTTGAAAACTTCGAGTTGATGCCATTGCTGCGAGATGTGACATCGACGATTCAGCCGCTGATCGAACAGAAAAGTAATGAACTGATCTTGCAATGTCCGGAAGATATTGGCACATTCTATGCCGATCAAGTTAAGGTCCGCCAGATTCTCTTTAACCTGCTAAGTAATGCGAGTAAGTTTACTGAAAACGGCAAAATCACCCTTAGCGTTTCTCGGACGAGTGCGAGTGATGGCACATGGTTCAATTTCCAGGTGAAAGATACCGGGATCGGGATGCGACCGGACCAGCTCGAAAAAATCTTTAACGCTTTTACCCAGGCCGATGCTTCGACCACCCGGAAATATGGCGGTACGGGGCTTGGGTTAACCATTACCAAGAGCTTTACCAAGATGATGGGAGGTGAAGTCCAGGTCGAGAGCGAATACGAACAGGGTACAACCTTTAATATTCGGATTCCCCAGGCAATCTCGACAGCCCCCGCACATTCGCCCAGTGATGTATCAGCGAATGGCACAGGGTCGACGCCCGTTGCTGATCCGAGTATGGCTGAAGTGCCTGCCCTTGGTGGCCCTTGCTTGGGCACAATCCTGGTAATTGACGACGATCGTGCTGCTTGCGAAATGGTGCAACGATCGCTGAGCCACCATAACTACCGCGTGGTGTATGCCCACACAGGCGCACAGGGACTCGAAATTGCGGCCCAACTCCGGCCCGATGCGATCGTGCTTGACGTAATCATGCCGGAAATGGATGGATGGCAGGTGCTCAACGCGCTCAAAGAGAATCCAGAGCTGGCCGACATCCCGGTAATTCTGTCGACGATGGTGACGGATGAGGCCATGGGTTATTCGCTGGGTGCCTCGGCCTATCTGCCCAAGCCCGTCGATCGTGAACGTCTGTTGACCGTGCTCGAAAAATATCGCCCGGCCCAGCAGCAAGATGCTTGGGTACTGGTGGTCGAAGATGATGCTGATTCGCGCAATATGTTGCAACGCTCCGTTGCCCGTGAAGGATGGCAAACGCAAACGGCGGAAAATGGCCGTCAGGCGTTAGCCCAAATCGAACAAGCCGAATCATTTCCGAGCTTAATCTTGCTTGATCTAATGATGCCGGAGATGGATGGGTTTGACTTTATCGAAACCTTGAAACAACAAGAAGCCGGTCGATCTGTGCCAATCATCGTGCTGACTGCCAAAGATTTGACCGCTGCCGATCGCGTTGCCCTAGGTGATGCGGTGCAAGCGGTGCATCAAAAGCGCGGCTTCGATCGTCAGTATTTCCTCGACGAGATTCAGGAATTTATTGAACTGCAAACTAATTCTCTAGCAACAACCGAAGGAGTGGCTTAA
- a CDS encoding ubiquinol-cytochrome c reductase iron-sulfur subunit, with protein MDRRLFIKLAGVSTIATSLPATLTACNGAKSNESSNALEAKAPPTSQAPARSDGFTDIGSVADLAESGSLRYQDAKGNGILVVQQSDTPEDVQAFSSVCTHQGCNVSWKAKDKDIFCACHGSRFATDGKVTEGPAETPLQQYLTKVEDNRILIKMV; from the coding sequence ATGGACCGTCGTTTATTTATCAAATTGGCTGGCGTGAGCACGATCGCCACTTCCTTACCGGCGACCCTCACGGCCTGTAATGGGGCAAAAAGCAATGAGTCAAGCAATGCGCTTGAGGCGAAAGCCCCCCCAACGAGTCAGGCTCCGGCGCGTAGCGATGGATTTACGGATATTGGCAGTGTGGCCGACTTAGCTGAGAGTGGTAGCCTGCGTTATCAAGATGCGAAAGGGAATGGCATTTTGGTGGTGCAACAGTCCGATACCCCAGAAGATGTCCAAGCATTCTCATCGGTTTGTACCCATCAGGGCTGTAACGTCTCCTGGAAAGCCAAGGATAAAGATATTTTCTGTGCCTGCCACGGTTCGCGGTTTGCGACCGATGGAAAAGTCACTGAGGGGCCAGCCGAAACGCCCCTGCAACAATATCTGACTAAGGTTGAGGACAACCGTATTTTGATCAAGATGGTCTAG
- a CDS encoding response regulator has product MAKILLVEDNEFNRDMLSRRLKRRGHEVLIAVDGLEGINLALSAMPDLILMDMSLPEIDGWEATRRLKADAVTAGIPIIALTAHAMVGDRDRALAAGCDEYDTKPVELPRLLGKMQQLLEADRPAPAVESTVKSFPSNAVITDDRQDALTPAAIVQDRAQPDSIQPASPKLDSFTDSTKPNGQATVVDNPAVMTPPIQVEIAAATQTESSQTELTTAATQTEPSQIDSTQTEPTTSATQTESSQTELTIAKSIEPLEHSAATTGPSTLLVVDDNENNRDMLGRRLERQGYQVILADSGEVALATLKAEPSIDLVLLDIMMPGMDGLETLSHIRQMYESHELPVIMATAKSQMEDMVQAFKGGANDYITKPIDFPAAQVRIKTQLQQMQAMRQPQIQVMEAVSQPIASPPLMPTPVANASVAPAAAPSVEVSVNSAETAALPALSTSTNPTLFFQDRYRLIRQLAEDSLGCTMLVEDQQTLTPTKRIVEWIKFSALLQQDSQRRDLRTNLTAEKARLEAIRQAGYAVPLQEIAELNGDVYLTNMWFQGQSLQEQMLSRPPAKSAVECLRFIETLLRLLIPLHQHQVIHGNLQPQHIFQMPNTQVFILTNWGSRQRLLTGLLPDLWEQIPLSDRPYYAPELKQDNLCLASDIYSVGILGLEALTGKSASQLPMDANGHVFWEGLLGAYPAVADVFERLLSPDLEKRFSSIAEAKNEILASWYKLQQLQPA; this is encoded by the coding sequence ATGGCGAAGATTCTTCTGGTAGAGGACAACGAGTTTAATCGAGATATGCTGAGCCGTCGCCTCAAGCGGCGTGGCCATGAGGTGCTGATCGCCGTGGATGGGCTTGAGGGAATCAATCTCGCCTTATCCGCCATGCCCGATCTGATTTTGATGGATATGAGCCTGCCGGAAATTGATGGATGGGAAGCAACTCGCCGGTTGAAAGCCGATGCCGTTACCGCGGGGATTCCGATTATCGCCTTGACTGCCCATGCGATGGTTGGCGATCGTGATCGTGCCCTCGCCGCTGGTTGTGATGAGTACGATACAAAACCGGTTGAGCTACCACGCTTGCTGGGCAAAATGCAGCAATTACTGGAAGCCGATCGGCCAGCTCCCGCAGTTGAATCTACAGTTAAGTCTTTTCCTAGCAACGCTGTCATTACAGATGATAGACAGGATGCCCTAACGCCAGCAGCGATTGTACAAGATCGCGCTCAGCCAGATAGCATTCAGCCAGCCAGTCCTAAACTCGATAGCTTTACAGATAGCACTAAGCCAAATGGTCAAGCGACCGTTGTGGATAACCCAGCGGTAATGACACCGCCAATTCAAGTTGAAATAGCTGCCGCAACTCAAACTGAGTCTAGTCAAACTGAGCTAACGACTGCTGCAACTCAAACTGAGCCTAGTCAAATTGATTCTACTCAGACTGAGCCAACGACTTCTGCAACTCAAACTGAGTCTAGCCAAACTGAGCTAACGATCGCTAAAAGCATTGAACCACTAGAGCATTCTGCTGCAACAACTGGCCCAAGCACATTGCTAGTTGTTGATGATAATGAAAATAACCGTGACATGCTGGGTCGCCGACTTGAGCGTCAGGGATATCAAGTCATTTTGGCTGATAGTGGGGAGGTAGCCTTGGCCACACTGAAGGCCGAACCATCGATCGACTTAGTCTTGCTCGATATTATGATGCCTGGGATGGATGGTCTGGAAACCTTATCGCACATTCGCCAAATGTACGAGTCCCACGAGCTGCCGGTGATTATGGCGACGGCAAAAAGCCAAATGGAAGATATGGTGCAGGCGTTTAAAGGCGGCGCCAACGACTATATTACGAAGCCGATCGACTTTCCCGCAGCCCAAGTCCGAATCAAAACACAGCTCCAGCAAATGCAGGCAATGCGGCAGCCACAGATCCAGGTCATGGAAGCTGTATCCCAGCCGATCGCCTCGCCACCTTTGATGCCCACGCCTGTTGCGAATGCATCTGTTGCCCCGGCGGCGGCACCGTCAGTTGAGGTGTCAGTTAATTCGGCGGAAACTGCGGCTTTACCAGCATTATCTACGTCAACTAATCCAACCTTATTCTTCCAAGACCGCTATCGGTTGATTCGGCAATTAGCAGAAGATTCTTTGGGTTGCACAATGCTGGTTGAAGATCAGCAAACGCTGACTCCAACCAAACGAATTGTGGAATGGATTAAGTTCAGCGCATTGCTCCAGCAGGACAGTCAACGGCGCGATTTGCGAACTAATCTCACTGCAGAGAAAGCCCGGCTCGAAGCAATTCGGCAGGCGGGATATGCGGTGCCATTGCAGGAAATCGCCGAATTGAATGGCGATGTCTATTTGACCAATATGTGGTTTCAAGGACAATCGCTGCAAGAGCAAATGCTGAGTCGTCCACCGGCAAAATCGGCCGTTGAGTGTTTAAGATTCATTGAAACATTGCTCCGTCTGCTGATTCCTCTGCACCAGCATCAGGTGATTCATGGGAATCTACAGCCACAGCATATTTTCCAAATGCCAAATACCCAGGTGTTTATTCTGACGAACTGGGGGAGTCGCCAGCGGTTACTGACTGGCTTACTCCCGGATCTCTGGGAGCAAATTCCGTTGAGCGATCGTCCCTACTATGCGCCGGAACTCAAACAAGATAACCTCTGCCTTGCCAGTGATATTTATAGTGTCGGTATCCTGGGACTAGAAGCGCTCACTGGCAAAAGTGCCAGCCAGCTACCGATGGATGCGAATGGCCATGTATTCTGGGAAGGGCTTTTAGGTGCATATCCGGCCGTCGCTGATGTCTTTGAGCGGTTGTTGTCGCCGGATTTGGAAAAGCGGTTTAGCTCGATCGCTGAAGCCAAAAATGAGATTCTGGCCAGTTGGTATAAACTCCAGCAGCTCCAACCCGCTTAG
- a CDS encoding YdeI/OmpD-associated family protein, producing MGKFDDQLTEVYAVDRAAWRQWLVNNHTTSPGVWLVYYKIKSGKSSIRYEEVVQECLCFGWIDSKTQSIDAERYRQIITPRKPGSVWSKVNKQYIEELIAAGLMTDAGLAKITAAKQDGSWTFLDDIEALIVPEDLAVALSSNRTAKTNFDNFSNTNQKNILYWIATAKRATTRLKRIEQTVDSAAQGRSPLEKRSN from the coding sequence ATGGGAAAGTTTGACGATCAGTTAACGGAAGTTTATGCGGTCGATCGCGCAGCTTGGCGGCAGTGGTTGGTCAACAACCATACGACTTCTCCAGGCGTCTGGCTGGTCTACTACAAAATCAAGAGCGGTAAGTCCAGTATTCGTTACGAAGAAGTTGTCCAGGAATGCCTTTGTTTTGGCTGGATTGACAGTAAAACCCAGTCAATCGACGCTGAACGTTATCGTCAAATTATCACACCGCGCAAACCTGGTAGCGTCTGGTCAAAGGTCAATAAGCAGTATATTGAAGAACTAATCGCCGCCGGTTTGATGACCGATGCTGGGTTAGCCAAAATTACTGCGGCAAAACAAGATGGTTCTTGGACCTTTCTTGATGACATTGAAGCGCTGATTGTGCCAGAGGATTTGGCAGTCGCTCTTTCAAGTAATCGTACGGCCAAAACAAACTTCGATAACTTTAGCAATACCAATCAGAAAAATATCCTCTACTGGATTGCGACGGCCAAGCGAGCCACCACAAGACTGAAACGCATTGAACAGACCGTGGACTCCGCCGCGCAGGGTCGGAGCCCCTTGGAAAAACGATCCAATTAA